In a single window of the Oscarella lobularis chromosome 4, ooOscLobu1.1, whole genome shotgun sequence genome:
- the LOC136186768 gene encoding fibropellin-1-like: MAKKASILFILLALLSFATQSVSANTCQPSPCVHGVCRILGGRRVCFCQNGWTGNDCDTDVNECLQFPHQVCHNGAKCTNLIGSYSCTCPSGYTGMDCDVDIDECLTTPCRNGATCANSAGSFECACIVGFTGKYCETEIVECESIPCQNGATCVEGGVGRFSCMCPVGFTGNQCETNIDECASNPCHNGICTDLIIGHSCHCFAGWSEPLCSDDIDECAHVELNVCGNGSTCVNQMGNPIPLCICAPGFTGSTCDVDVDECASLPCQNGGTCVDAVNGYACQCRDEWTGRNCESDLDECQQSAGTALCENGGTCVNVHGSYRCDCADGYDGFNCSNEINECLSSPCQNGGTCVDAVAGYQCNCVAGYTGQRCETEKDECASNPCLNNGTCYDQIDDYNCSCLSYFTGNRCETMIDFCLSNPCLESGTCVPEPGSFQCQCVPGYFGDTCESHVCQSNPCQHGGSCDVLSDGNTSCRCQSYYTGSVCESLIDACLPFFCLNGGTCVTVGPNSIECRCPMGYSGSNCANPVSGCQFDPCLNGGVCSDPVPLVSLDFVCNCSYGFTGSRCETRVPPCDLRSNLCANNGTCVNDFGLSGSGSSGNGSGGGLQADDNANYYCVCLYPFTGRNCDVLIPTPTPTSAQQILPSSFQATSSGQTTSVSSSAFSFVSATSVVFSASQKASTFFSVLSPISTAATIPASTAAAIPTFVVPTSSVAIDISTSTVPTLTAETTSTSIVATSTVPTSTAESTSTSTVAISTAATTSTSTVPTSTAAAIPTSTAAITSTPRVLASSQTSTSVAVLATSSRQTSSSKLLSVVATASTLSTGVASAASTSSQRALVTESPLSALLKTMITPSPTSSLVARTTVQATTVLNISSSSASVQIISPSTASVESPSIQATTVIPFPTTETPPTTSEVTTAPPSEQILTSPPAVSCSSNPCQNNGECVPIEGTADYTCHCREMFTGKLCQTLIDEADECSPPCKSGGTCAGFTCQCLIQYQGESCELPRLCEPNPCENGGACERSDDNEDVMCVCPSPYVGPLCALSVTPTEAATGDDTNTGMIVGITLGVVILILLIVIIVVVIFWNRKRGSFYPNSREAAAFSKVELASYNTVKKEALI; this comes from the exons ATGGCGAAGAAAGCATCGATTCTTTTCATTCTACTAG CTCTACTGTCTTTCGCTACACAATCGGTTTCAG CCAATACCTGTCAGCCGAGCCCCTGCGTGCACGGCGTCTGCAGAATTTTGGGCGGAAGGCGCGTGTGTTTCTGCCAGAACGGCTGGACGGGAAACGATTGCGACACGGATGTCAACGAGTGCCTTCAGTTTCCCCATCAAGTCTGTCACAACGGCGCCAAGTGCACGAATTTGATTGGCAGTTATTCGTGCACGTGTCCGAGCGGTTACACGGGAATggattgcgacgtcgacatcgacgaatgtttgacgacgccgtgtCGAAACGGCGCCACGTGCGCGAACTCGGCGGGGTCGTTCGAGTGCGCTTGCATTGTCGGCTTCACGGGCAAGTATTGCGAGACGGAGATTGTCGAGTGCGAGTCGATTCCGTGTCAGAACGGCGCGACGTGCGTCGAAGGAGGCGTGGGTCGGTTTTCGTGCATGTGCCCTGTGGGATTCACTGGTAATCAATGCGAAACGaatatcgacgagtgcgcgtcgaaTCCGTGTCACAATGGCATATGCACGGATTTGATTATTGGGCATTCGTGTCACTGTTTCGCCGGCTGGTCGGAGCCGCTCTGTtccgacgacatcgacgagtgcgctcACGTCGAATTGAATGTCTGCGGTAATGGCTCGACTTGTGTTAATCAAATGGGAAATCCTATACCCTTGTGCATCTGCGCTCCCGGGTTCACTGGTTCCACGTGTGACGTAGACGTCGATGAGTGCGCGTCGTTGCCATgtcaaaacggcggcacgtgtgTCGATGCCGTAAACGGTTACGCGTGTCAGTGTCGCGACGAGTGGACGGGAAGAAATTGCGAGTCGGACTTGGACGAGTGCCAACAATCGGCGGGGACGGCGTTGtgcgagaacggcggcacTTGCGTTAACGTGCACGGGAGCTATCGTTGCGATTGCGCGGACGGGTACGACGGGTTCAACTGTAGCAACGAGATCAATGAATGTCTTTCGAGtccctgtcaaaacggcggaacgtgcgtTGACGCTGTTGCTGGATATCAGTGTAACTGTGTGGCAGGTTACACGGGACAGAGATGCGAAacggaaaaagacgaatgTGCCTCGAATCCGTGTTTGAACAACGGGACTTGTTATGACCAAATTGACGACTACAACTGTTCCTGTTTGTCATATTTTACTGGGAATCGATGTGAAACGATGATTGACTTCTGCTTATCGAATCCGTGTCTCGAGAGCGGCACTTGCGTGCCGGAGCCTGGATCTTTTCAATGTCAGTGCGTTCCCGGCTATTTTGGCGACACGTGCGAGTCTCACGTATGTCAGTCGAATCCCTGTCAACATGGAGGCAGTTGTGACGTTCTTTCTGATGGCAATACGTCGTGTCGTTGCCAGTCTTACTACACTGGCTCAGTCTGCGAGTCACTCATTGATGCGtgtcttcctttcttttgcCTCAACGGAGGCACTTGTGTCACTGTTGGACCAAATAGTATTGAATGCAGATGCCCAATGGGTTACAGTGGTAGTAACTGTGCCAATCCTGTTTCGGGTTGTCAGTTTGATCCCTGCTTGAATGGCGGCGTTTGCAGCGATCCCGTTCCTCTCGTCTCTCTGGATTTCGTTTGCAATTGTTCCTATGGATTTACAGGGAGTCGTTGCGAGACCCGCGTTCCTCCGTGCGATTTGCGATCCAATCTATGCGCTAATAACGGAACGTGCGTCAATGACTTTGGTTTGAGTGGCAGTGGTTCTAGTGGAAATGGAAGTGGAGGCGGATTACAAGCCGACGACAACGCAAACTATTATTGCGTGTGTCTTTATCCGTTCACCGGACGCAATTGTGATGTACTCATACCTACTCCTACTCCTACTAGTGCGCAGCAAATTTTGCCGTCTTCATTCCAAGCCACGTCGTCTGGGCAGACTACTTCTGTGAGCTCTTCTgcattttctttcgtctcaGCGACTTCAGTTGTATTTTCCGCTTCTCAGAAAGCGTCtacctttttttctgttctaTCTCCCATATCTACGGCTGCAACGATACCAGCGTCTACAGCTGCAGCTATACCGACGTTTGTTGTACCAACATCTTCGGTTGCAATAGATATATCAACGTCTACTGTACCGACGCTTACAGCTGAAACTACGTCAACGTCTATTGTAGCAACGTCTACTGTACCAACGTCTACAGCTGAAAGTACATCAACGTCTACTGTAGCAATTTCTACAGCTGCAACCACATCCACATCCACTGTACCAACGTCTACAGCTGCAGCTATACCAACATCTACGGCTGCCATCACGTCTACACCTCGCGTTTTAGCATCTTCTCAAACGTCAACGTCTGTTGCTGTCTTGGCTACCTCTTCTCGGCAAACTTCCAGTTCGAAACTGCTTAGCGTCGTAGCAACGGCTTCTACGCTGTCAACAGGTGTCGCCTCTGCTGCATCAACTTCTTCTCAGAGAGCTCTTGTTACAGAATCGCCGTTGAGTGCTCTACTCAAGACGATGATCACGCCCAGCCCCACCTCCTCACTTGTCGCCAGGACGACAGTACAAGCAACGACAGTCTTAAacatctcttcttcttctgcgtcTGTACAGATTATATCTCCAAGTACAGCAAGCGTGGAAAGCCCGTCAATCCAAGCAACAACGGTAATACCTTTCCCCACAACTGAAACTCCCCCAACAACATCTGAAGTAACGACCGCCCCTCCAAGTGAAcagattttgacgtcaccgccgGCAGTTTCGTGTTCTTCAAATCCATGTCAAAATAACGGCGAATGCGTGCCCATCGAGGGCACCGCTGACTATACTTGTCATTGTCGTGAAATGTTCACAGGAAAATTGTGTCAGACTTTGATCGACGAAGCTGACGAGTGTTCACCACCGTGCAAAAGCGGTGGAACGTGCGCGGGCTTTACCTGTCAATGTCTCATCCAGTACCAAGGAGAATCATGTGAACTTCCGAGATTATGTGAACCGAATCCGtgcgaaaacggcggcgcCTGTGAACGCTCAGATGACAACGAAGATGTCATGTGCGTCTGTCCATCACCGTACGTTGGGCCACTATGCGCTCTTTCAGTAACTCCAACAGAGGCTGCGACTGGTGATGATACCAATACAGGGATGATTGTTGGAATTACACTAGGAGTAGTCATACTAATACTTCTCATAGTCATCATCGTGGTCGTCATTTTTTGGAATCGAAAGAGGGGTTCATTTTATCCGAATTCACGTGAGGCAGCAGCATTTTCTAAAGTTGAACTGGCTTCTTATAACACTGTCAAAAAGGAAGCTCTTATATGA
- the LOC136186765 gene encoding fibropellin-1-like — translation MALPLVVLLTIVLPSVDVQTVEPTPSAQDYCQSNPCRNGATCISSPTPSCQCPGVLYYGDTCAQHLVGGCGTFGHGASFCEESFNATCVDKPFGFSCGHPCASSPCRNGGTCNDVSHDITFTCTCDSSWTGPLCEFNVTAAVNGSCALVSESSCLNSSCIDVSPSSHICTCLDDVYPCVRGTCVNETFGLFCSCPPGWTGYLCESDIDECLSQPCQNGGTCTQFIGGFNCSCPRGYTGERCESDIDECSSQPCQNRGNCTQFIDRFNCSCQNGYTGSLCESDINECFSMPCQNGGTCSDLIGYFNCSCPRGYTGELCESDIDECSSQPCQNGATCTQFIGVFNCSCPSGYTGSLCESDIDECLSRPCSNGGTCTQSIDSFNCSCQIGYTGSLCESDINECFSTPCQNGGTCTDLIGYFNCSCPRGYTGELCESDIDECSSQPCQNGGNCTQFIDGFSCSCQKRFTGRVCESDIDECSSMPPCQNGGNCTNFFGGFNCSCQNGFTGNLCESDIDECSYKPCANGGTCANLFGGFNCSCPRGYTGRLCESDINECSSQPCQNGGTCTQFIDGFNCSCPNGFTGRVCESDINECSSQPCQNGGSCSQNVIGSFNCSCLRGYTGILCESDIDECSSQPCQNGGTCTQFIGSFNCSCPRGYTGRLCESDINECSSQPCQNGGSCSQNSIGSFNCSCPNGYTGGVCESDINECSSQPCQNGGTCSQNVIGSFNCSCLRGYTGILCESDINECSSQPCQNGGNCSQNFIGSFNCSCPRGYTGRLCESDINECSSQPCQNGGSCSQNVIGSFNCSCPDGYTGSFCESDIDECSSQPCQNGGTCTQFIGSFNCSCPRGYTGRLCESDINECSSQPCQNGGTCTQFIDGFNCSCPNGYTGSLCESDIDECSSQPCQNGGNCSQDFIGSFNCSCPRGYTGRLCESDINECSSQPCQNGGTCTQFIGSFNCSCLRGYTGTVCESDINECSSQPCQNGGDCSQNLIGSFNCSCPRGYTGRLCESDINECSSQPCQNGGTCTQFIGRFNCSCLRGYTGSLCESDIDECSSQPCQNGGTCSQNVIGSFNCSCPRGYTGRLCENDINECSSQPCQNGGTCTQFIGRFNCSCLRGYTGSLCESDIDECSSQPCQNGGTCSQNVIGSFNCSCPRGYTGRLCENDINECSSQPCQNGGTCTQFIGSFNCSCLRGYTGTVCESDINECSSQPCQNGGSCSQNVIGSFNCSCPNGYTGGVCESDINECSSQPCRNGGICTQFIGSFNCSCLRGFTGRLCESDIDECSSQLCQNGGTCTQFIGGFNCSCPNGYTGSLCESDINECLSQPCQNGGNCSQVGINGFSCLCREGYTGSVCENDIDECLSQPCQNGGTCAQSIDRFNCSCPNGFTGNLCERDINECSPTSKPCHNGGTCTNLVGGFNCSCSGGYSGKLCETNMDDFVQLREDTNSENIILPCASQPCVNDGTCNDSASGQFHCLCSSSFTGDYCETTLDEILGSTSSPAPQQADTGLSTTAIGLIVLAIIIVLIAVVFFTILVWKILTPNQTYNVAKHEAAESSIAHGDEKYATFV, via the exons ATGGCTTTACCTCTCGTTGTGT TACTTACCATCGTTCTGCCGTCTGTCGACGTCCAGACCGTCGAGCCAACACCGAGCGCCCAAGATTACTGCCAGTCCAATCCGTGTCGTAACGGCGCAACGTGCATTTCATCTCCGACGCCTTCATGCCAATGTCCAGGGGTTTTATACTACGGAGACACCTGCGCTCAGCACCTCGTGGGAGGATGCGGAACTTTCGGTCACGGCGCTTCATTCTGTGAAGAAAGCTTTAATGCAACTTGCGTCGACAAACCATTCGGCTTTTCGTGCGGTCATCCGTGCGCGTCCAGTCCGTGCCGtaacggcggcacgtgcaacGACGTAAGTCACGACATCACCTTCACGTGTACGTGCGATTCGTCCTGGACTGGTCCGCTCTGCGAATTTAACGTtaccgccgccgtcaacggTTCGTGCGCCCTGGTCTCCGAGTCGTCATGTTTGAACAGTTCGTGCATTGATGTATCACCATCTAGTCACATTTGTACATGCCTTGATGACGTTTATCCGTGTGTGAGAGGCACTTGCGTGAACGAAACGTTCGGTCTATTTTGCTCGTGTCCGCCAGGTTGGACTGGCTACCTCTGCGAAagcgacatcgacgagtgcttGTCTCAGCCTTGTCAAAACGGCGGTACCTGTACGCAATTTATTGGCGGATTTAACTGTTCCTGTCCAAGAGGTTACACAGGCGAACGTTGTGAAAgtgacatcgacgagtgctcTTCTCAACCCTGTCAAAATAGGGGTAACTGCACACAATTTATTGACAGATTTAACTGTTCCTGTCAAAACGGTTACACGGGGAGTTTGTGCGAAAGTGACATCAACGAATGTTTTTCTATGCCGTGTCAAAATGGCGGTACCTGTTCAGACTTGATTGGCTATTTCAACTGCTCTTGTCCAAGAGGTTACACAGGCGAACTTTGTGAAAgtgacatcgacgagtgctcGTCTCAGCCTTGTCAAAACGGCGCTACCTGTACGCAGTTTATTGGCGTATTTAACTGTTCCTGTCCATCTGGTTACACGGGCAGTCTCTGCGAAAgtgacatcgacgagtgtcTGTCTCGACCTTGTTCAAACGGCGGCACCTGTACGCAATCTATTGACAGCTTCAACTGTTCCTGTCAAATTGGTTACACTGGGAGTTTGTGCGAAAGTGACATCAACGAATGTTTTTCTACGCCGTGTCAAAATGGCGGTACCTGTACAGACTTGATTGGCTAtttcaactgttcctgtCCAAGAGGTTACACAGGCGAACTTTGTGAAAGTGACATTGACGAGTGTTCGTCTCAGCCTTGCCAGAATGGCGGAAACTGTACACAGTTTATTGACGGATTCAGCTGTTCTTGTCAAAAACGTTTCACCGGCAGAGTTTGTGAGAgtgacatcgacgagtgctcTTCTATGCCGCCTTGCCAAAACGGCGGTAATTGTACAAACTTCTTCGGCGGATTTAATTGTTCCTGTCAAAATGGTTTCACGGGCAATCTTTGCGAAAgtgacatcgacgagtgttCTTATAAACCTTGTGCAAATGGCGGAACCTGTGCAAACTTATTTGGCGGATTTAACTGTTCCTGTCCAAGAGGGTACACAGGCAGACTTTGCGAAAGCGACATCAACGAGTGTTCTTCTCAGCCCTGTCAAAATGGAGGTACCTGTACACAATTTATTGACGGtttcaactgttcctgtCCAAATGGTTTCACTGGCAGAGTTTGTGAAAGTGACATCAACGAGTGTTCTTCCCAGCCCTGCCAAAATGGAGGGTCCTGTTCTCAGAATGTTATTGGCAGCTTCAACTGTTCCTGTTTGAGAGGTTACACAGGCATTCTGTGCGAAAgtgacatcgacgagtgctcCTCTCAGCCCTGTCAAAATGGGGGTACCTGCACACAATTTATTGGCAGTTTCAATTGTTCCTGTCCAAGAGGCTACACAGGCAGACTTTGCGAAAGCGACATCAACGAGTGTTCTTCCCAGCCCTGCCAAAATGGCGGGTCCTGTTCTCAAAATTCTATTGGCAGCTTCAACTGTTCTTGCCCAAATGGTTACACCGGCGGTGTCTGTGAAAGCGACATCAACGAGTGCTCCTCTCAGCCCTGTCAAAATGGAGGGACCTGTTCTCAAAATGTTATTGGCAGtttcaactgttcctgtTTAAGGGGTTACACAGGCATTCTGTGCGAAAGTGACATCAACGAGTGCTCCTCTCAGCCCTGTCAAAATGGAGGTAACTGTTCTCAAAATTTCATTGGCAGtttcaactgttcctgtCCAAGAGGTTACACAGGCAGACTTTGCGAAAGCGACATCAACGAGTGTTCTTCTCAACCCTGCCAAAATGGCGGGTCCTGTTCTCAAAATGTTATTGGGAGCTTCAACTGTTCTTGCCCAGATGGTTACACCGGCAGTTTTTGTGAAagcgacatcgacgaatgctcCTCCCAGCCCTGTCAAAATGGGGGTACCTGTACACAATTTATTGGCAGTTTCAACTGTTCTTGTCCGAGAGGTTACACAGGCAGACTTTGTGAAAGTGACATCAACGAGTGCTCTTCCCAACCCTGTCAAAATGGAGGTACCTGTACACAATTTATTGACGGGTTTAACTGCTCCTGTCCAAATGGTTACACCGGCAGTCTTTGTGAAagcgacatcgacgagtgctcGTCTCAGCCCTGTCAAAATGGAGGTAACTGTTCTCAAGATTTTATTGGCAGTTTCAACTGTTCCTGCCCGAGAGGTTACACAGGAAGACTTTGCGAAAGCGACATCAACGAGTGTTCTTCCCAACCCTGTCAAAATGGGGGTACCTGTACACAATTTATTGGCAGTTTCAACTGTTCTTGTCTGAGAGGTTACACAGGCACTGTCTGTGAAAGTGACATCAACGAGTGCTCCTCTCAACCCTGTCAAAATGGAGGTGACTGTTCTCAAAACCTCATTGGCAGCTTCAACTGTTCCTGTCCCAGAGGTTACACAGGCAGACTTTGTGAAAGTGACATCAACGAGTGTTCTTCTCAGCCATGTCAAAATGGGGGTACCTGTACACAATTTATTGGCAGATTTAACTGTTCCTGTCTGAGAGGTTACACCGGCAGTCTCTGTGAAagcgacatcgacgagtgctcCTCTCAGCCCTGCCAAAATGGAGGTACCTGTTCTCAAAATGTAATCGGCAGCTTTAACTGTTCCTGCCCGAGGGGTTACACAGGCAGACTTTGCGAAAACGACATCAACGAGTGTTCTTCCCAACCCTGTCAAAATGGGGGTACCTGTACACAATTTATTGGCAGATTTAACTGTTCCTGTCTGAGAGGTTACACCGGCAGTCTCTGTGAAagcgacatcgacgagtgctcCTCTCAGCCCTGCCAAAATGGAGGTACCTGTTCTCAAAATGTAATCGGCAGCTTTAACTGTTCCTGCCCGAGGGGTTACACAGGCAGACTTTGCGAAAACGACATCAACGAGTGTTCTTCCCAACCCTGTCAAAATGGGGGTACCTGTACACAATTTATTGGCAGCTTCAACTGTTCCTGTCTGAGAGGTTACACAGGCACTGTCTGTGAAAGTGACATCAACGAGTGTTCTTCTCAGCCCTGCCAAAATGGCGGGTCCTGTTCTCAAAATGTTATTGGCAGCTTCAACTGCTCCTGTCCGAATGGTTACACCGGCGGTGTCTGCGAAAGCGACATCAACGAGTGTTCTTCCCAACCCTGTCGAAATGGAGGTATCTGTACGCAATTTATTGGCAGtttcaactgttcctgtTTGCGGGGTTTCACAGGCAGACTTTGCGAAAGCGACATCGATGAGTGTTCTTCCCAGCTCTGTCAAAATGGCGGTACCTGTACGCAATTTATTGGCGGATTCAACTGTTCTTGTCCAAATGGTTACACCGGCAGTCTCTGTGAAAGCGACATCAATGAGTGTTTGTCTCAACCCTGTCAAAACGGCGGCAATTGTTCACAAGTTGGCATTAACGGTTTCAGCTGTTTGTGCCGAGAAGGGTACACTGGCAGTGTCTGCGaaaacgacatcgacgagtgttTGTCTCagccttgtcaaaatggcgGCACCTGTGCACAATCTATCGACAGATTCAACTGTTCCTGTCCGAATGGTTTCACGGGCAATCTCTGTGAAAGAGACATCAACGAGTGTTCTCCTACTTCTAAGCCATGTCATAATGGCGGAACCTGCACGAACCTTGTAGGCGGATTTAACTGTTCCTGTTCAGGAGGTTACTCAGGCAAACTTTGTGAAACCAATATGGACGATTTTGTGCAACTCCGTGAAGACACTAATTCGGAAAACATTATTTTGCCCTGTGCAAGTCAGCCGTGCGTCAATGATGGGACGTGCAACGACTCTGCGTCTGGTCAATTTCACTGTCTCTGCTCCTCGTCTTTCACAGGAGATTATTGTGAAACAACTTTGGATGAGATTTTGGGcagcacgtcgtcgcctgcACCGCAGCAAGCTGACACCGGTCTTAGCACAACAGCCATTGGTCTAATTGTGCTTGCCATTATAATTGTCCTGATCGCGGTTGTCTTCTTTACCATACTAGTCTGGAAGATATTGACGCCAAATCAAACATACAACGTTGCCAAGCATGAAGCGGCTGAGTCCTCAATTGCGCACGGGGATGAAAAGTACGCAACATTCGTTTAG
- the LOC136186770 gene encoding vacuolar protein sorting-associated protein 52 homolog: MAEAFVDELAVEGDDDIPELNLGELDLTSQDYILDEVPEHIEENLEDELVQEALRKGVDLRQYSRQIEADLLGVENQSIEDYIKESRHIAKLHRQIQSCDTILERMEQMLSTFQEDLGSISTEIQTLQEQSWSMNIKLKNRQSVKGELSQFVDDIVVTDGMVKHILDTPPLEQQFVEQLHELDHKLNFAKLQSFRDTAAIADVKDVLERLRIKAVSKVRDSLMTLVAQFRKPLKDYQVIQHNMLKFRYFYEFLSAHHRQIAAEVQTEYIDTMSKVLYSYFKAYQSRLMKLQYEVVADRDDLMATEDTVKRGFFSASRVPLKNRSTVFTLGDRACVLTTELEDPIIVPHAAAKSEKKFSFESLFRSLNYALLDNACREYLFIVDFFTVNGDDALALFNAIFGRTLQILQKNMENYAHSCYDAIGVFLCIHISDRFRDVMHRRNVPALDRYFEKVDSLLWPQFNHIVELNIASVRECDPQKLGSVDIMPHYITRRYAEFSAAIVGVNEANPDERVKRSLASLQSEVENFILRLAAEFPGRKEQLIFLINNYDMMLAVLTERTTDAKETESFQQLLTARTQEFVEEILAPGFGGMIGFVKDADVRLERKRPLQADERHMEQLVRGFSADWKRGIESIDQEVMRSFSNFKNGTAILQRALMQLIQYYHRFTKLFSHPPLKAMAVRSELINIHHIMVEVKKHKTTF; encoded by the exons ATGGCCGAGGCTTTTGTGGACGAACTAgccgtcgaaggcgacgac GACATCCCAGAGCTGAATCTCGGCGAGctcgatttgacgtcgcaGGATTACATACTCGACGAAGTTCCCGAGCACATCGAGGAGAACTTGGAAGACGAACTCGTACAAGAGGCACTCAGGAAG GGAGTCGACTTGAGGCAGTATTCGCGACAGATCGAAGCCGATCTACTCGGCGTCGAGAATCAATCGATAGAGGATT ACATCAAGGAGAGTCGACACATAGCTAAGCTTCATAGACAGATACAATCGTGCGATACAATACTAGAG AGAATGGAGCAGATGCTTAGCACTTTTCAG GAAGATCTGGGTAGCATTAGCACGGAAATTCAGACGCTACAGGAGCAGTCCTGGTCTATGAACATCAAGCTAAAGAATCGACAG tcGGTCAAAGGCGAATTGAGTCAATTTGTGGACGACATCGTTGTCACAGACGGAATGGTCAA ACACATTCTTGACACGCCCCCATTGGAACAGCAATTCGTCGAACAGTTGCACGAACTCGATCACAAACTCAATTTCGCCAAATTGCAATCGTTCAGAGACACGGCCGCTATTGCCGACGTCAAGGACGTATTGGAACGATTGAGAATAAAA GCGGTGTCTAAAGTAAGAGATTCGCTAATGACGTTGGTTGCTCAGTTTCGTAAGCCGCTGAAAGACTACCAAGTTATACAGCACAACATGTTGAAATTCCG ATATTTTTACGAGTTCCTAAGCGCGCATCATCGACAGATTGCAGCCGAAGTCCAAACCGAATACATTGACACGATGAGCAAAGTTCTTTACTCCTATTTCAAGGCATATCAATCGAGACTGATGAAACTTCAG TATGAAGTCGTTGCCGATAGGGATGATCTCATGGCTACAGAGGACACAGTGAAAAGAG GCTTCTTTTCCGCCAGTCGAGTTCCTCTGAAAAACAGGTCTACTGTCTTTACCTTAGGCGATAGGGCGTGCGTGCTCACGACGGAATTGGAGGATCCCATTATCGTTCCTCACGCGGCGGCAAAATCAGAGAAAAAG ttcTCCTTCGAGAGTTTGTTCCGAAGTTTGAATTATGCCTTACTCGACAACGCCTGTCGCGAGTATTTGTTTATCGTCGACTTTTTTACGGTCAACGGAGACGACGCTCTCGCCTTGTTCAACGCCATATTCGGTCGAACGCTCCAAATTCTACAG AAAAATATGGAGAATTACGCTCATTCTTGCTACGACGCTATTGgagtttttctttgcattcACATCAGCGATCGGTTTCGCGACGTCATGCATCGTAGAAACGTTCCCGCTCTCGATCG atactTCGAGAAGGTCGACTCGCTTCTTTGGCCTCAGTTCAATCACATCGTCGAATTGAATATAGCTAGTGTGCGAGAATGCGATCCACAGAAATTGGGCTCTGTCGATATCATGCCTCATTAT ATAACGAGACGCTATGCCGAATTTTCTGCCGCTATTGTGGGCGTTAATGAGGCTAATCCTGATGAAAGG GTTAAGCGAAGCCTTGCTTCCCTTCAATCCGAAGTCGAAAACTTTATATTGCGGCTGGCTGCCGAGTTTCCCGGCAGAAAAGAGCAGCTGATCTTTCTCATTAACAACTACGACATGATGCTGGCAGTTCTAACG GAGAGGACAACAGACGCGAAGGAGACGGAGAGTTTTCAGCAGCTACTTACCGCAAGAACGCaggaattcgtcgaagag ATTTTGGCTCCTGGCTTTGGCGGTATGATTGGATTCGTGAAGGACGCCGACGTACGTCTGGAACGAAAGAGACCGCTACAAGCCGACGAAC gtCACATGGAGCAACTCGTTCGCGGATTTTCGGCTGATTGGAAAAGGGGAATCGAGTCGATCGACCAGGAGGTGATGCGCTCCTTTTCGAATTTCAAAAACGGCACGGCTATACTGCAG AGAGCGTTGATGCAGTTGATTCAATACTATCATCGCTTTACGAAGCTCTTTTCTCATCCGCCTTTGAAAGCGATGGCCGTTCGAAGCGAACTGATCAACATTCATCACATCATGGTTGAAGTCAAGAAGcacaagacgacgttctga